The sequence below is a genomic window from Rhodococcus sp. 4CII.
GGGCGTTCCGCCGGCGCGTTCCACCAGGTCGGCGGCGTTCGCACGCAGCGTGGGAAGGTCGAGCGCGGCCAGCGGCGGGTCGACCTCGGCGGTCGCGGCGATGAGACGGTCGAGCGTCGGCGTCACAGTTCGTCCAATCGTGGTCCATCGGTGCGAGGGCGCCAGTCAACCACTGAGCTGGACGATTGTCCAGATCGATCGCGCGGCGGTCAAGGCTGCTCGACGGCCTTCGCGGCGATCACCTGCACCATGTCGTCCAGCGCCGCGATCATGGCCTCACTGTCGCGGTCGACCAGCCAGCGCAGCACGAGCCCGTCGAGGATGGCCAGCCCGAACCGCGCGATCGCCTCCACCGGGGTCCCCCACCCGACGCCCGCGATCCCGGCGCACTCGGCGAGGAACTCGATCGCCTCCTCGTCCATCGTCCGGTACTGCTGCCCGGCGATGTCGCCGGCCCGCTCACTTCCGGACGCGCGGTGCCGCAGCGCCTGCGCGGTGATCTCGTACGTCAGCAACTGGCGGTCCGGGGTGGCCTCGATGATCGGCCACATCCCGCTGATCCCGATGTGGAGGAGTTCACGCAAGCCGTCGATCCCGCGCAGGTCCGGTGCGTGCCGCACCTGCCCGAATGCCAGCCGCATCGACGCGCTGAGCTGGAGGACGAGGCTCTCGCCCATCGCGGCGAGGAGTTCTTCCTTGCTCTCGAAGCAGTAGTGCACCACTCCCAGCGAGACTCCGGCCTCCTCCGCCACGGCCCGCACCGTGACCGATGCGACACCGCGCTGCTCCGCGATGGCCAGCGCCGACTCGACGAGTTGGGCACGACGTTCATCCGCAGGAAGCCTGTTCAGCATCCTCTGATCGTAGAACCTGCCGGAGCCTCGTCCGTGACCAACACGGACGCCCGACCAACCCCGATATTTGCCTGGACGAGCGTCCAGGTTCATGATGGGCGGATGGCACAGGACACATGGCGCAACTGGGCGGGCACCGAGACTGCGAACCCGCAGCGCTTCGCGACTCCCTGCTCGGTGGAGGAGCTGAGTGCACTCCTCGCCCGCGCCGCAGAGCAGGGCCGGCGGGTGAAGGCCGTCGGGGCCGGCCATTCCTTCACCGGGGTCGCGGTCACCGACGGCATCCTCGTCGGCCTCGACGCCCTGACCGGGATCGAATCCGTGACGCTCGACGAACCCGCGGGCGCACTCGTCACCGTGCTCGCCGGCACACGACTGCGCGATCTCAACGAGCAGCTCTGGCACCGCGGCCTGGCCATGATCAACCTCGGCGACATCGACGTGCAGTCGGTG
It includes:
- a CDS encoding TetR/AcrR family transcriptional regulator; the protein is MLNRLPADERRAQLVESALAIAEQRGVASVTVRAVAEEAGVSLGVVHYCFESKEELLAAMGESLVLQLSASMRLAFGQVRHAPDLRGIDGLRELLHIGISGMWPIIEATPDRQLLTYEITAQALRHRASGSERAGDIAGQQYRTMDEEAIEFLAECAGIAGVGWGTPVEAIARFGLAILDGLVLRWLVDRDSEAMIAALDDMVQVIAAKAVEQP